A single window of Malus sylvestris chromosome 5, drMalSylv7.2, whole genome shotgun sequence DNA harbors:
- the LOC126622856 gene encoding secreted RxLR effector protein 161-like: MYVCTKPDIAYIIGILGIFQSNLGEAHCSAAKKVLRYLQETKGYMLVYDREEELELKGYTDSDLASDLDDRKSTSGYIFLLGGSAVSWKSAKQTVIATSTMEVEFVACFEGMKQGVWLKNFVAKLRIVRSIQKPLTMYCDNNSAIFFAKNNKITSASRLMGVLKSLD, encoded by the coding sequence ATGTATGTTTGTACAAAGCCTGACATTGCATACATAATAGGAATTTTGGGTATATTTCAATCTAATTTAGGGGAAGCTCACTGTAGTGCTGCCAAGAAAGTTCTTAGGTATCTGCAAGAGACCAAGGGCTATATGCTTGTGTATGATAGAGAAGAAGAACTTGAATTAAAAGGGTACACCGATTCTGACTTGGCAAGTGATTTAGATGACAGAAAATCAACTAGTGGATACATTTTTCTGTTAGGTGGAAGTGCAGTGTCTTGGAAGAGTGCCAAGCAAACTGTCATTGCAACTTCTACCATGGAGGTAGAATTCGTGGCTTGTTTTGAAGGAATGAAGCAGGGAGTATGGTTAAAGAATTTTGTGGCAAAATTGAGGATTGTGAGATCAATACAGAAGCCTTTAACAATGTATTGTGATAATAATTCTGCAATTTTCTTTGCAAAGAATAACAAGATAACTTCTGCTTCAAGGTTGATGGGTGTTCTTAAGTCTCTTGATTAA